A single window of Nasonia vitripennis strain AsymCx chromosome 4, Nvit_psr_1.1, whole genome shotgun sequence DNA harbors:
- the LOC100677946 gene encoding protein pygopus: MMELNGMGMGIGVGVGVGSSPPPSSSSTVNPKKKRRTNTNTAQATQRTPAMQDFVPPPLSGFGDTVVASNPFDDTPQPGLNPAMHNGPQQMHPHHPHHLGNPQMRGMNPLATGNMNPMMPHMSNVNAMNNSTIGNHMGHMGNLPNTNHPPMNNMNPMNNMRPNIPQGSLGPMNNHMNMNHMMNSQISGPAINSPINGMNHNMGSPMGGPIGSPINSMSPNHMTNSTLNVSAMNATNTALSHNAPQPHPNHLNSIRTGLNRPHNMPLTTMSSTVPNAMIGNNQMNNLNMIRSQITNIPNVNMNQRNPLGHMGNPMSNVSNNLSGKSPSHGINIGNAMPQHGLQGPPSLGPKPIPESTGKVYPPDQPMVFNHQNPNAPPISPCGVCHKEVHANDQAILCESGCNFWFHRRCTGLSEIAYDLLMHEVCAEWACDRCMNSKNVSLVKFKP; this comes from the coding sequence atgatgGAGTTGAACGGAATGGGTATGGGAATCGGAGTTGGAGTTGGTGTTGGTTCCTCACCTCCACCATCTTCATCCAGTACTGTAAATCCTAAGAAGAAGCGAAGGACAAACACCAACACGGCACAAGCTACGCAACGCACTCCAGCCATGCAGGACTTTGTACCTCCTCCATTGTCAGGATTTGGTGATACAGTTGTGGCTAGCAATCCTTTTGATGACACTCCACAACCAGGTTTGAATCCTGCTATGCACAATGGTCCACAGCAAATGCATCCTCATCACCCACACCATTTGGGAAACCCACAAATGCGTGGGATGAATCCATTGGCAACCGGTAACATGAATCCTATGATGCCACATATGAGTAACGTGAATGCCATGAATAACTCAACCATTGGCAATCATATGGGACACATGGGTAACTTACCTAATACAAATCATCCACCAATGAACAATATGAATCCAATGAATAACATGCGACCGAATATACCGCAGGGTTCTCTGGGCCCTATGAATAATCATATGAATATGAATCATATGATGAATTCTCAAATAAGTGGTCCAGCAATAAACAGTCCAATAAATGGAATGAATCATAATATGGGAAGTCCCATGGGAGGACCGATAGGTTCTCCTATAAACAGTATGAGTCCTAATCATATGACGAACAGTACTTTAAATGTCTCAGCAATGAATGCGACAAATACTGCTCTTTCGCACAATGCGCCTCAACCTCATCCAAATCATTTGAACAGTATACGTACTGGCTTAAATAGACCTCATAATATGCCTTTGACAACAATGAGCTCTACCGTACCAAACGCTATGATCGGTAACAATcaaatgaataatttaaacatgATAAGATCACAAATTACTAATATTCCAAATGTGAATATGAATCAACGCAATCCATTGGGACACATGGGTAATCCTATGAGTAATGTTTCCAATAACTTAAGTGGAAAATCTCCTAGTCATGGAATTAATATTGGCAATGCAATGCCTCAACATGGATTACAAGGACCTCCATCATTAGGACCAAAACCAATACCAGAGTCAACTGGTAAAGTATATCCACCGGATCAACCAATGGTATTCAACCACCAGAATCCAAATGCCCCACCAATCTCGCCATGTGGAGTTTGCCATAAAGAAGTCCATGCGAATGACCAAGCAATACTTTGTGAATCTGGATGTAATTTTTGGTTCCATAGAAGGTGTACAGGATTATCAGAAATTGCTTACGATTTGTTAATGCATGAAGTCTGTGCCGAATGGGCTTGCGATAGGTGTATGAATTCGAAAAATGTGTCGTTGGTCAAGTTTAAACCGTAA